The sequence GGTGTGGGTGACACCGCTGCCGCGGCTCTCCAGATAGCAGATGATGTTCAACGGCCAGCCGGCGCTGCGGAAGAGGTACTCGTCCATACGGCTGGGGTTCTCGCTCAGCAACTCCCTGCGTTCGTGCGGAGGGCCCACACGGTGCCAGTCCGGGTGCATGTGGACCGAGCCGAGCATCTCCAGGTCCGCCGCCTCGAACTCGCGGACCACCTTGAGGAGCTGGCGCGAGTCGCACCAGAATCCGCGCTCGCCGTCGTCGTACTGCTTGCCGAAGCGGGGCACGATGGTGTCCCGGAACTCCTCCAGCGGTACGTCGTCGACCGCGCGGACGTTGGCGGCGAAGGCGACGCGGCGAACGGTGAGGGCGTCGCCGTCCAGCGTGCCGCCGAGGAGGCCGAAGCTGTTGGGGCGGTGCAGACGCGAGCCGCCCGCGGCCACGGAGGCCAGCCCGAGCCGGTACTGGGCGACGGCGTCCTCGATGAACTCGGTGAAGACATCCGCGTCCGCGACGATCGCCGTGATGGCCGAAAAGGGGCTCACGGGCGCCGGAGCCTTCTTGTCGGGCTGCGCCGGGTGAGCGGTGCGTGGTGTGCGGGCTTGCGCCGTCCCGGATTCGGGCATGACGGCGCTCCTTTCCGTGTGCGGGGGTGGGTGCGGTCCGTGCGCCTTCAGGCGGGCACGGGTGACCGGGATGAGGTGGCCGGGCGGGTCAGACGATGCCGCCGTTGGACCGGACGACCTGTCCGTTGATCCATCCGCCGGCCGGGCCGACGAGGAAGCTCACCAGATCGGCGACGTCCTCGGGGCGGCCGATGCGGCCGAGCGGCACCTGCTGGGCGAGAGCCTCGATGTCCTCGGGGGTTCTGCCACGCAGGAACAAATCGGTGCCGGTCGGGCCCGGAGCCACGGCGTTGACCGTGACGTCGCGCCCGGCCAGCTCCCGCGCGAGGTGACGGACCAGTACCTCTACGGCGGCCTTGCTCGCGTTGTACACGGCCTGTCCCGGCACGCCCAGGGCCATCGATGAGCTGGAGAAGGCCAGGACGCGCCCGCCGGGCCGCACGTGCCGGGCCGCGGCCCGCAGGAGACGGCAGGTTCCCAGGAGGTTGACGTCGACCACGTGGCGCAGGTCCGCGTCGTCGGTCTCGGCCAGGGGGCCGCGTCGGCGGGCGTGGGCACCGGCACAGCCGATGACGATGTCGACGCCGCCGAACTCCTTGTCGGCCGTTGCGAACAGCGCGTCGACGGTTTCCGCACGGGCGATGTCACCGCGTACCGCGACGACGCGGACCGCCGTGGCCTTCTCGATCCGGCGCACCAGCGCATCGGCGGACGAGGAGTCCTGTGCGTAGCCGACGACGAGGTCGACGCCGCTGTCGGCGAGGCGCTGTGCGAGGGCCGCGCCGATGCCACGGGTGCCGCCCGTCACGATCGCGACCCGCCGGGTGGAGGCCGTCATCGCTCCTCCTCCGTGATCTCGCCGAGCGCAGCCTGGCCCCGGGCCGCCCATGGCGAGCCCTCGGCGCCCTCGAAGCGGCGCTCGTAGGCCTGGAGGAATCCGATGCGGTCGGAGACGGGATCGTCGGGGCGGTTGAGGAAGGGCAGGTCGGAGTCGACCATGTGCCGGATGGCGAGGAGCGGCACCGGGCTGCGCAGCGGCCTGAACCCGGGGTTGTGCAGGCCGCCCTGGGCGCTGCGCGGATGGAACTTGCCGATCATGAGGCCGGAGGCGACGAAGCTCGCCTTGAGCCTGCGGTGGGTCTCGTCCACCAGCTCGG comes from Streptomyces sp. FXJ1.172 and encodes:
- a CDS encoding SDR family oxidoreductase, whose translation is MTASTRRVAIVTGGTRGIGAALAQRLADSGVDLVVGYAQDSSSADALVRRIEKATAVRVVAVRGDIARAETVDALFATADKEFGGVDIVIGCAGAHARRRGPLAETDDADLRHVVDVNLLGTCRLLRAAARHVRPGGRVLAFSSSSMALGVPGQAVYNASKAAVEVLVRHLARELAGRDVTVNAVAPGPTGTDLFLRGRTPEDIEALAQQVPLGRIGRPEDVADLVSFLVGPAGGWINGQVVRSNGGIV